From the genome of Devriesea agamarum, one region includes:
- a CDS encoding YbhB/YbcL family Raf kinase inhibitor-like protein — protein sequence MAPDTVSHEKFTVASNAVTEGEVIRPAQLVADLGGENLSPDLAWSGAPENARSFAVTCFDPDAPTGSGFWHWIAYNIPVETTALSTGQPRSDTGYDQASNDYGTKGYDGPHPPEGEDHRYIWTVHALSIPHIDLPEDTPHVQIRFMIHTHEVARAQVSGHFRNA from the coding sequence ATGGCTCCTGACACCGTTTCGCACGAAAAATTCACCGTGGCATCCAACGCCGTGACAGAGGGCGAGGTTATACGTCCGGCGCAGCTGGTTGCGGACCTCGGCGGGGAGAATCTCTCACCCGACCTTGCCTGGTCCGGCGCTCCCGAGAATGCCCGCTCCTTTGCGGTGACATGCTTTGATCCAGATGCCCCCACGGGCTCGGGTTTCTGGCATTGGATCGCGTACAACATCCCTGTCGAAACCACGGCCCTGAGCACCGGCCAGCCGCGCTCCGATACGGGATATGACCAGGCCAGTAATGATTACGGGACCAAAGGATACGACGGGCCGCATCCGCCCGAGGGCGAGGACCATCGCTATATCTGGACGGTGCATGCACTGTCGATTCCGCACATTGACCTGCCCGAAGATACTCCGCATGTGCAGATTCGCTTCATGATCCACACGCATGAGGTGGCACGGGCGCAGGTTTCCGGGCATTTCCGCAACGCCTGA
- a CDS encoding heat shock protein transcriptional repressor HspR: MMMDDLAPVFVISVAAELSGMHPQTLRTYDRLGIVCPRRTPGRGRRYSARDIAQLRQVQKLSQEEGINLAGIKRILELENQVQDLQNQLAAVHTAIKEAQNRAGRRIFATGPDGETTVMRYGQRPQRRPGGALVVWKPGHPRD; encoded by the coding sequence ATGATGATGGACGATCTCGCCCCGGTATTCGTCATATCCGTCGCGGCGGAGCTGTCGGGCATGCACCCGCAGACGCTGCGAACATACGACCGTCTCGGCATCGTGTGCCCGCGCCGAACCCCTGGCCGCGGACGGCGCTACTCCGCTCGCGATATTGCTCAGCTGCGTCAAGTGCAAAAGCTATCCCAGGAAGAAGGCATCAACCTCGCGGGGATTAAACGAATCCTGGAACTCGAAAATCAGGTCCAGGATCTCCAAAACCAGCTAGCTGCGGTGCATACAGCCATCAAAGAAGCCCAAAACCGGGCCGGGCGGCGCATCTTTGCAACCGGTCCCGATGGCGAAACCACCGTAATGCGGTACGGGCAGCGTCCCCAGCGACGCCCGGGAGGGGCACTGGTGGTCTGGAAACCAGGCCACCCCCGGGACTAG
- a CDS encoding DnaJ C-terminal domain-containing protein produces MSGQDWLDKDFYAVLGVSKDASADEIKKAYRKKAKELHPDRHPGDSGAEARFKAVGEAYAVLKDAEQRKQYDAIRALGSGGARFTAGPSGSGGAGGFEDILGAMFGQRGGNFRFDTGGGGAGFEDILRGFGQQGAASGPGGGYPGGSPFAGAGSYGGSGAPAKGQDLTARTTLSFRDAALGCEVRINVSGKTLTARIPAGVHDGQKIRLRGKGQPSPYGGAAGDLVISVAVTEHPVFSMSGKDLKITVPVSFDEAALGAVLDVPLLDGGTVKVKVPAGTPSGRTLRVRGKGLTTKKGTGDLLVVINVVVPTHLSKAAKEAVVAFREATKDENPRVGLADAASA; encoded by the coding sequence ATGTCAGGTCAGGATTGGCTCGACAAGGACTTTTACGCGGTCCTCGGTGTCTCCAAGGACGCCTCTGCCGACGAGATTAAAAAGGCGTACCGCAAAAAAGCTAAGGAACTGCACCCGGATCGGCATCCGGGGGACTCCGGAGCCGAAGCGCGGTTTAAAGCTGTCGGCGAAGCCTATGCCGTCCTGAAAGATGCCGAACAGCGTAAACAGTACGACGCGATCCGTGCGCTGGGATCCGGAGGTGCTCGGTTCACAGCGGGTCCATCCGGCTCGGGCGGAGCAGGCGGATTCGAGGACATCCTCGGTGCGATGTTCGGCCAGCGCGGCGGTAACTTCCGGTTCGACACTGGTGGGGGCGGAGCCGGTTTTGAAGATATTTTGAGAGGCTTTGGTCAGCAGGGTGCCGCATCAGGTCCCGGCGGTGGATATCCCGGCGGCAGCCCGTTTGCCGGAGCAGGCTCCTATGGCGGTAGCGGTGCACCCGCTAAAGGCCAGGACCTCACCGCACGCACCACCCTGTCCTTCCGTGACGCCGCTTTAGGGTGCGAGGTCAGGATCAATGTCAGTGGCAAAACCCTGACCGCCCGCATTCCCGCCGGGGTCCACGACGGCCAGAAAATCCGCTTGCGTGGAAAAGGCCAACCCAGCCCGTATGGCGGTGCCGCCGGAGACTTGGTGATCTCCGTGGCCGTGACCGAGCACCCGGTATTTTCGATGTCGGGTAAGGACCTCAAGATCACGGTGCCGGTCTCCTTTGATGAAGCCGCGCTCGGGGCAGTCCTCGACGTTCCGCTGCTAGACGGAGGAACAGTCAAGGTGAAGGTACCTGCCGGCACCCCGTCGGGTCGCACATTGCGGGTCCGCGGTAAAGGTTTGACCACGAAGAAGGGCACCGGTGACTTGCTGGTTGTGATAAACGTCGTGGTGCCAACTCACCTCAGCAAAGCGGCTAAAGAGGCCGTGGTGGCCTTCCGTGAAGCCACCAAAGATGAAAACCCGAGAGTGGGCCTGGCTGACGCAGCATCCGCCTGA
- a CDS encoding nucleotide exchange factor GrpE produces the protein MTANDGAPEPEGEPRFSFVDKRKVDPATGKPRSSGPDLDDVDREAAKLVAEEKAKDAENGTADPKDAQIAELTSQVAELQEELKRAQAEYVNSRRRIEMAADQRVSSAVGQVLSSLISVLDDIELGRQHGDVTEGTPFHAIATKLEDTLGSHGLTRYGAVGEEFDPALHEALMHEESDQVEVNTIKTVLQPGYQMHDKVLRPARVATHGPE, from the coding sequence GTGACCGCCAACGATGGAGCACCCGAGCCTGAGGGTGAGCCGCGGTTCTCCTTCGTCGATAAGAGGAAAGTGGATCCGGCGACCGGAAAACCCCGGTCCTCGGGCCCCGACCTCGACGACGTAGACCGCGAAGCGGCAAAGCTCGTCGCTGAGGAAAAGGCGAAAGACGCCGAGAACGGCACAGCCGATCCCAAAGATGCACAGATTGCGGAGCTCACCTCCCAGGTTGCTGAACTTCAGGAGGAACTCAAACGGGCTCAAGCGGAGTACGTGAACTCCCGCCGACGGATCGAAATGGCCGCAGATCAGCGAGTTTCGTCAGCCGTGGGCCAGGTTCTCAGCTCGCTTATTTCCGTGCTCGACGACATCGAGCTCGGGCGCCAGCACGGCGACGTGACAGAAGGGACCCCCTTCCACGCGATTGCCACCAAGCTTGAGGACACGCTTGGCTCGCACGGCCTGACTCGGTACGGGGCGGTCGGGGAGGAGTTTGATCCGGCCCTGCACGAGGCCCTTATGCATGAGGAATCCGATCAGGTCGAGGTCAACACCATTAAGACGGTGCTTCAGCCCGGCTACCAAATGCACGACAAAGTGTTGCGGCCCGCACGGGTTGCAACCCATGGTCCTGAGTGA